One Stenotrophomonas maltophilia DNA window includes the following coding sequences:
- a CDS encoding DUF3261 domain-containing protein, whose product MPRPQVELPPLRLAPSSLPTPLALQQQLHFRFGRHERDLDALLEADAQQVQLAVQAMGQTGVRLRWDGRQLTEQRASWLPPQVRAERVLDDLQFALWPTAAIAAVLPAGWQVGDDGHQRSLSRDGTVWLQLQRLQDGSLQLDNRAEGYALRIESIDMAGQD is encoded by the coding sequence ATGCCGAGGCCGCAGGTCGAGCTGCCGCCGCTGCGGTTGGCCCCGTCCAGCCTGCCGACGCCACTGGCGCTGCAGCAGCAGCTGCATTTCCGCTTCGGGCGCCACGAACGTGATCTCGACGCTCTGCTGGAAGCCGATGCGCAGCAGGTGCAGCTGGCGGTGCAGGCCATGGGCCAGACTGGCGTTCGTCTGCGCTGGGATGGTCGGCAGTTGACCGAGCAACGTGCATCGTGGCTGCCGCCGCAGGTTCGCGCGGAGCGTGTGCTGGACGATCTGCAGTTCGCGCTGTGGCCGACGGCCGCGATCGCCGCCGTGCTGCCGGCTGGCTGGCAGGTCGGTGATGACGGCCACCAGCGCAGTCTGTCGCGCGACGGTACGGTGTGGCTGCAGCTGCAGCGCCTGCAGGATGGCAGCCTGCAGCTGGACAACCGCGCAGAAGGCTACGCGCTGCGCATCGAATCG